TATGTTGTTTTGCACcaataaaaaagggaaagaaagagactAAAACAACCCTCTATATTTTCTTGTGTTATGACCAGGGAATGTATTGTTATTATACATTCATCAGAATAGTATTGTTAATATACATCCCTGAATCTACATGATTTGAAGGTGACAACTATGAGGCTGCAGGAAATTCTCACTGGTCACTATAACGTAGCACGTAATGTTCTATAAAACCATAATTTgtcatttctacatttctgtttctgtacagATTACACAAACtagatttactgtattaatCCAAAATtatccaaaaaaagaaaatgattaaagaGGCATTACACTGAAATTTAGCAACCTTTTTGGATTTTAAACTCACTAATTTGTATGAATAATGAAATTTAAGAAATGCCAAATATGGAACTTcatgtataaaataattataaatgacTCCATATAGCCCAAATAGCAAATTACAAAAATatcatttatattaataatatatattatttatagttcTACAGTTCTTTAGACGCATAAGCCAAGTACCCTTTTACTCTGCAGGGGTGGCCTATCATTTATTGCAGACTagtgttttcttcctgttgctatactttatgctaagctaagctaagctaacagccTGCCAACTAACCAATCTAGCTTCATCTTTTAGCATGCTGTAACTCACAGCAAGGCAGCAAAtaccagttttttttcttttaatctgaATTCCAAGACACTGCAGTGCAAAGATAAGAAAGGGATACACTCACTGTGGCCCAAACTGCACTGTATGTTGGCTTTCAGTGCTTCACATTTTTTGATAGATGTGAGCATATTGGTAAGTAAAGCCAGGCAGCAGCTTTGACAGAAAGAAATTATGTGGCTGTTCCACAGGAAATCCCCCAGACACCatgagggatttttttttttcaggtgagGATTCAGATGCGAGAAGCTTTATAGCTTGCACAAATGTTATTCACTTCAACACCTCTGGCAACTGTTATGTCAAATTCTATAAAGGAAAAAGCGTCACACTGGGGATTTGAGCCTAAGTAGGGTCAGTGATTATGCATCATGTGCAGATCAGGCCTCTTGGGTTGTTATGGGATCACATTTCTTCCAGCTGAACAGGTGCAGATGAGTTACTCAGGTGTGGGGTTTTGAACGCTTCAGAAAAATGCAGATGTGATCGTAGGCAGAAGACGCGTGTCTCATCACATGCATGTGAGCACTCGTGGTAAATATCTGCATATTGTGACTGAAGTACTGTACAGATGATGTAAGAAGACTAGTACAAGTACATTCATTTGAATGGATTCTGTATTCACACTACAATACATTTATGGTACCTAATGGATGTACGTTAGCTTCTCTTTACTTTCCATATTCAGAATCTGCAGGTTCTACCTCAAAACAGTTGCTTTTTCTGGCAAagctacttttacttttttatctacagagtgtgtgtttgtgtgtgtgtgtgtgtgtgtgtgtgtgtgtgtgtgtgtgtgtgtgtgtgtgtgtgtgtgtgtgtgtgtgtgtgtgtgttctcagggCTTTCTGTCAGACCTGCTGGAGAAGGCTAACAGACACTATGATGACCAGAAGCTGCAGGAATACACACAGACCATAGTAAGCAAAGAAGTGTGACTAGATACATTTGTCTTGTACAGATCTTATTGTATTATTCTGTTTCCTGCAAAAAGAGGTCactgtagttaaaaaaaataggTTTTACTGCTACTACTTTTCACTCATACAAAGTTAGGAGACAAAtagcaagaaaacacaaacacaagttatGAGTCTCTAACAACTTATGTTAGAAGCTAAGCAATAAGTACCCAgaagtattttaataaaatgtatgtaatataaTGAATCTTATAGAAGGTTTATGTATCTAGTGTCCATCTGGCCTTGAGGGCCTCAGAGGCCAATCATGTTGGTGGCAGCAGCGCTGTGCGGCTGAGTGGCTGCGAGCCATTATGTCCTGCAGGTTGTGTGTTTACAACCCAGATGTGCTCACATCTGCTTCTTACTAGAAGCCCCAGAGCTGACCTGATCTGATTTGCTCAAACGGTTTCCTCAACATATTAATAGATAAACTTGTTCATTATTGTTCACAGATTTATGAGGAATCCCAACATGATAAACTCTATAATCAGAATATAtatctgtctgtatctgtccgATACTCCCCATCGAatgttatatatacagtattcatttctggtgttttgtaatatttttggCATTGTTCCTTTTATTGTAACCCTAtactacaaaaaagaaaacttttagATTACTATTGTTAGAAATTCACCAGAAGATATGTTTGGAGCCAGTTTAATGGACGGTCCTTTAACTGGTCTTCTGTTATACAAACAGACATTGTCAATGTATATTAAAAGTAGAAACTGTCCATTCTACTTCTCAGCCAATGAAATTTAGGGACCACATTTGCCTTTATCTTGACAGCATATACCTATAAAAAACATTCCTTTCcgttcctctctgtctcttcccaTCTCTCTGTTCTGCTTCCACTTTGTAGCTGAGGATGTTTGATCTGAATGGAGATGGGAAGTTGGGCCTGTCAGAGATGGCAAGGTAAAGTGCCATTTTACTTGCTTCTGTGCGGTATATAAATGTTGAAACACACCATGCTCATTTTCTGTTACTGGGTTTGAATAATTTAACAACTGCTGTGTCCACTAATAAAGTCCTTCTCTCCCACAGGCTTCTCCCTGTTCAGGAGAATTTCTTACTTAAATTCCAGGTAGCAAACAATTCagtaaaaaactattttgtatGAACTATTAATGTCACTAAAATAAGGATTATGGTGTAGCCTCTGTTTTCAGACTTACTTAGGATAAACATAGCTTTTTTAAACTGAcctttgtgtcactgtgtcctTCGCTATTTGTGTCTTAATGAAATATGGTACAAATCTTGTTTTTGCAGGGAGTCAAGTTGACCTCTGAGCAGTTCAATGCCATCTTCACATACTATGACAAGGTGGGTGAAGGTTTGTTCAAGCTGATGACAAATGACAGTCGTTGACTACTTTTCACACGCCCAGACATGATGCTGTTAATGATAGTGTTCTGAGCTGTATTGTCACCTACTACCTGTACCATTTAAATCTGATCCTATGCAATTAAAAGCACTTAGCTCCTTAGCAACAACTAGCTGTCGTCAACATCAGCCATGATGCTACACAAAGTGATTGTTgttatgttactgtaaatacCATAGAGACTGCCTGACCCACTTCTGTCCATTGCTGTTAATACCTCAAATTGGTTGCTAAATTAGATCAGAGAATGTGCACCTCCTAATGTGTGTATGGATGCAGGGGCTTATGCACAACTGATATCTGAAGTCTTTTCTCTCCAGTGCTATTGTCCATTACTATTAGTTACCTTTTGGTGGGCTACAGACAAATGCCCATCATCACCAGCCTCTGCAGTCTTGTGTATGTCCGTTTAACGCCATGAAACAAAGCTAGCTTGAAAAGAGGCGGGAAGTAGCTTTGTGCCTCTATAGTAGTTACTGTATCTGGAAGCTAAtaaatttggaaaaataaaatgaacactacgatataaacatatttttagctGTGCTTACATAATTGCAAAGGGCTTTCTAATCATTTAAACTTGATAAACTTGCTTTGCTTTGTGCCACTGAATCAAAGGACTAATGTTGACGGGTCTCTGTTCGCCTATGTAGATATGCCATCAGAAAAACAGCAGCGTCCAGCTACAGTAGTCAGTAACAGACACTGGATTTCTGATGAATTTGATGTTATTAAATTTGcatttctttcaaaaacaaaggCAATTTTAAATGATCCCCAACTTTTGAATGATGGTGTATGTatcagtgctgtttgttttagagATTCCCTCTGTCAGAAGCATAAGCATGCAAATTCTGTTTTTACACATATACCTAGGGAAATGACTTAGGCTTGGTGCACCTGTTCCTTTGTAAACAGCCCAGGGTGTTTACAAAGAGACAGGTTGGACAGTGGTTTAGCTAATGGCCACATTTCCACAGTAGATTGGTGAGGAGGGACTACAGGCAGTGATATGATCCTGCACAAGACAGAGGGAAGAGAACGGGGAGAGCGGCACACTGTAATCTCCTAAATCATTTCTGCTGTCTTTGACATCTTGTGAGTTTTTGTGAGCCTGAAGGAGCAGTAGTCATAATCTAGGCAGCTATAAGACTGGTGACTCAGTGTTTGAGGAAATAAACAACTCCACTTGATGTGTCACCAGAGCACCAGTGGTGTAGTTAACTCAGTCCTCATTCTCTGCTTCATTCTTTCTAACTCACCTATTCTTACGTAGTGACAAAAGTAATATTTGATCCACAATAACAGtctgttttcctgcttttcaaGACTATCATCGATGCTTTTCCACTTGTCCTGGGTCTAACATTCAGTATGTAATTAAGTATAATTCCAACATGCAATTATCTACTATATTATGCAGAATGTACGAATCTGACCAAAGACACATGGACCAACAATTGCTTTAGCACTGCCTTGGTTAAAGTTGGACAGTCAGAACAGAGAGAGCCCCTCACAGCAGTGGGGGGATTTGCGTGCATGCTCATGTCTCAAGTTGGACTGAAGGCTTTCACTCTCTCTAGCTCCCTTGCAGAGGACAGGGTTCAGTGTTCTATTATAGATGAGCCACTGCAGTCCATTCATGTAGACTCTCACTGCGAATGGAGCACTACCATTTATGTGTGTAATTAGTCTCATCATTTTGTCATGAGTTCAGCCCCTGCAGCTCAAACACAGGCAGCTGCTGTCACTGGTGCTGGGAGATTGTGGGCAAAGGGTGGCCGGTCAGCTGAACACTAACATGGCTCCCAGTGCTCCCAGTGCCACAGCCGCAAACAGTGCGAGGCCTTGAAAACGTCTGAAATGTAAGATGGCACACAGACTTGGACAGACTGGCTTGTACCTGATGTAGCTTTGCTTTCCCACAACTCTTCAGAGTCCTGGTGTTTTCATccttaaagagaaaataaatagaattcACACTTTATTCCCAAGATCTAGGACATATCAGCTTCGTAAACATCAAACAGCATCTcccagagttaaaaaaaataagactgGCAAGCCAGTCGGCTCTGAAATCAACTGAAGACCAAGTCTAAATGAACAGAACACGGTTTTCTATCACTTGCCAAGGGAACATTTCCAACAATTTGGAATTATTTTCTGGCCCCAAACTCAAAACACTACTGTGAGACATAACTCATTAATTAGCAAAGTGGCTCCATATTGACTTTACAGCTTAGCCCTTTTACAGAGTTGTGAATGAGAAGTCCTTTTCAATTCATCATTCATAAATGGCCAGTTGGCTGGTGTGTTCACGATGGCTGCCACATAATACTCGAAGAGGCTGAGCAGCAGGGCAGTGTGCAAAAATCAAGAAGAAGCTCAGGATTCAAATATAACTGgtgcaaaatgttaaaaagcaaaTGCAGGAAACTAGAAAGCTACATACACTTTGttgaggtggagcagtgatggctacagtttcatttttctcttttctgtgtggGAGCTGAaataacatttgtgttgtgttcctGTCGATTCTTTCAGGATGGGAATGGCTACATTGACGAGCAGGAGTTAGACGCCCTGCTACGAGACCTTTACCAGACAAACAAGATGGTGAGATGTTGCCTTAGTAAACATTTACTGGTATTTTGTGAACAGCAGTGGAATGAACACATAGATACACGATGATCAAGGTGCTTTTCTTGAGATGCAGTAAGACCTGGCCTGTGACTTCTAGCACCTGATACCGTTGTTGTATCTATCCTCTGTCTCTTGTTCAGGAGGTGGACTTGACGAACCTGTCGGGCTACAAGCAAAGCATCATGAGTCTGTCTGACGGAGGGAAGCTCTACCGCGGCGAGCTGGAAATTGTCCTGTGCAGGGAGCCAATTGTGTGACTCTTCCTATTCTATTGTTGCATATCATCATTTTCTCTGCCTGCCCCGCCCCGCTCTCCCAAGACCACACCCACGTCCAGCTGCCTGGCAACATATACCCAGTGCATGTGCCAGATAACCCCCGTCCCCGACCTTTTCCCTAACTTTCTCCCCAAAGTTGCAACAGAATGAGTGATAAGTGCACTGTCAGCACGCAACCTCGACCTCTAGACCTTCACCTTGTCAGCTCTCCCTCCTTTACGTCCTTTACCATTTCCAGCCTCAGCCTCGTTCCCATCCCTCCCTTCCATGCTGTGCCTGACTTCTCCTGACCAAAAGCCCGAACCCCTTATTCCACAGAAATGACCTTTTGACCTGTTAACCCTTAATTCATTGACCCCTCCGATCGCTGGCTCTGTCAACTTTGCAATAGATATGATATATAGTCAACAAAACTGCAGACAGCTGTGTTTGAATTGATCTAATTTATAGTGTGTGATGGAACGGATATTGACTTTTCCATTCTGTTTGTCCTGAGACCTCTTGTTCCATTGTATGATTTTCATCTTCAATGTTTGATTTTGGCTGAAACTGTCAAttgaaaatatgaataaaatatctTAAGATAAAATCAGTCTCGCTAGTGTTTGAATCAGATGTTGTTAAAGAATCAAAGACTCTTTAGAGTGACAGTCTCAATATTTCTTCACAGCAATTCAGCGCTCAAAATGACTTTCTATACTCCGACGTCACTTTAAACTTTTATGTTGGTGTTAAACTTGACATTGACCTTTTCCCTTGTCGTCATTACTAAAGCATAAgcataaaatgaatgaatgatggtTGCAGTCACAACAAGGACAACATGGTGCACAATATAGAGCTATAATTAAGTTTACTGAGGCACTAAAACTGGGCACAGCTAATGTTGGTTAATG
This DNA window, taken from Anabas testudineus chromosome 6, fAnaTes1.2, whole genome shotgun sequence, encodes the following:
- the calb2a gene encoding calbindin 2a, whose product is MANKAQQPPHLHLAEVTASQFLDIWRHFDADGNGYIEGKELENFFRELEVARRGAGVDPTNPIFREKMKEFMQKFDKNKDGRIEMSELAQILPTEENFLLCFRQFVSSSAEFMAAWRRYDTDRSGYIEANELKGFLSDLLEKANRHYDDQKLQEYTQTILRMFDLNGDGKLGLSEMARLLPVQENFLLKFQGVKLTSEQFNAIFTYYDKDGNGYIDEQELDALLRDLYQTNKMEVDLTNLSGYKQSIMSLSDGGKLYRGELEIVLCREPIV